The Silene latifolia isolate original U9 population chromosome Y, ASM4854445v1, whole genome shotgun sequence sequence CACCTCTTTGGTCGTAAAAAGGACAACTTAGGTAGTCAGCATCATCATTTACAATACAATGCGGATACTCATCCATGAGTTCCTCCATAAGCTAAGGATGGTTCTCATCCTGGTTACCACATACCGGGTTATAAAGCTCTATAAACGAAGTAAGGGACATATTTCCAACCTTCATCGGATCATAAACCCATTCTCCATCGTGATCCttaacaccaagaatgaaatttCTCCCCGCTCGACCCTTCACCCAATTGAAGAAGTATTTTGTACAAGTATCTCCTTccaccatccattttattttcgCTCTCTGGCGCCAGACAATAGCCACCGCTTTTGAAAACTCTATAATCTCCTCAttagtttttgtataaaattcaTTATTACCTTCCTTAATTGCAATATACATACCTTGTTCCAATTTAATATCGAAATTGTCCCATTTTTGTCTCCACTCTTGCCTCTTATCAAAAGCCCATTTTTTTACCTGACTTCGGACCCTTGCTAGTTTCCTTGCAACTATATACACTGGAGTCCCCGTCAAACAAAAATTCCATGATTCTTTTATAAGACCAATGCACTCCTCATATGAGAATACCCACGCATCCATCTTATACAGTTTTTTACTAACATTACGAGTGAGATTCAAATCCAACTCAATTGGGGCATTATCCAAAATTTGAATATGATAGTGTTTTGTGGCGATATTTGGGAATAAAGAGAACCAATCCTTTGACCCAAGTTCCTGATCAATTCTTTCATATACTCTCTTATCCCCCTTCCTATTGTTACACCACGTATATCTCGGACCTTTAAAAGGGATGTCCACCAATTCATTACTAACCCTCCAAATATTGAAATCGTATGCTCCACTTATCGCTCTTGTATTTTTGCTTAATTTGTCGCTTtcaaattcaacttgattaaaatCACTCAATATCATGAACGGATGGTTGAACACCACAATGCAACTCTCCAAATCCTCTAAA is a genomic window containing:
- the LOC141631545 gene encoding uncharacterized protein LOC141631545, with product MRSSVLEDLESCIVVFNHPFMILSDFNQVEFESDKLSKNTRAISGAYDFNIWRVSNELVDIPFKGPRYTWCNNRKGDKRVYERIDQELGSKDWFSLFPNIATKHYHIQILDNAPIELDLNLTRNVSKKLYKMDAWVFSYEECIGLIKESWNFCLTGTPVYIVARKLARVRSQVKKWAFDKRQEWRQKWDNFDIKLEQGMYIAIKEGNNEFYTKTNEEIIEFSKAVAIVWRQRAKIKWMVEGDTCTKYFFNWVKGRAGRNFILGVKDHDGEWVYDPMKVGNMSLTSFIELYNPERRHEGSAFSAEFRSGFKGSSG